DNA sequence from the Brachyhypopomus gauderio isolate BG-103 unplaced genomic scaffold, BGAUD_0.2 sc113, whole genome shotgun sequence genome:
ACGGCGCCTCTCTCGGCCAGGATCAACGCAGCGCTGGGGTTGGCTGAGCGGATCAGCTGCTGCATGTGTTTGAGCAGAGGGTGTTTCTGCTCTGCCGTCAGCCCCGTGAATACCACGTTGTTCACTGCACCTGCACGCCACGAACAGGTCAACTCAAACGCTAAACAGACAAGCACACTTCAATGCAGCAATCTCGTGGGCCTTACCATGACTGCACTGCTCCAGGAGTTTGGGGAAGAGAAACCTGGAAAAACAAAGCGGACTCATTTGAGAGAAGCTCGCTCACAACGCTTTAGGACGTCTTGTAATAAAGTGAGACTGATAAATGGTGCTTTCAGAGCTATTAGTGTCTGCATTTTGGGAGTAAAAGGTCTTACCTGTGTTCCATGAAGGAGGTTTGCGGATTCACGCAGGCTGTAACAGCACCTACACTCGTGTTGCTCTGAACTCGTGGGTCTGGATGAGACACGACAGCTTGCACCACATCCAAAACATCAGTGTACCTATATCAGACAAACAGATTTACATACAATCACACATCTTAATCTTTATCAAGATAAAGAAGTTATGTcccgtgtttgtgtgcgtgtctcAGTGTTTCTTACCCTGGCGTGGGTATTAACACTCTTGTTGTGTTTAGATGTGGCATGTTCTGTCTGACCACAAGATTGCTCAAGAACTGCTGGAGGTGTGGTATACACAGATCTTCTGATTCCTGGGAAGGGTGGTACACCTCCCATCTGTCAACCAATCAACACTCAGTATTAAAAAAAGGTCGGGAAAAAAAGATGATGTCCAGCGAATCTGGAAACATGGACTCCCACAGAAAGAACCTGCAGTGTGTGTTAGCATGATTATGAATTTCATTTCACTCACTTGCCACACTCCTGATTCACCTCCACCAAGAAATCACACAGACTCTCTTTATGGCTGCCCAGCAAGCCTGCAATGATGTAAAGGATCACCTACATAAACACAGaaaggcaagtttatttgtaAAAGGCTTTTCATACACAATGGCAATGCAAATTGCTTTACATCAGATAGAAGTATAAGCCACTTCTGAGATTAAAAGGGGAATGTACTGTATTGCCTAAAGTTAGAGGTGCAGAGACTCTAATATCCTCTGACAACTGGTTCCATTTAAAAACAGCATAATAGCCAAGCACTGTACACATGCTCAGTTTTGACCTTAGGCAGGACTAACTAACTAGTACCTAATGATCTGAGAGTCCTGTCCACCTCATAACACTGCAGCATATCAGATAAATATGCTGGTCGTATAATTAAAGGACCAGTAATAATACCTTAGTCGACTCTGTAATTTACTGCTAGCCAGCATACTGACttaagaatgttctgttctttTGATCCTAGTGAGTAATTGAGCAGATAATTTTTGAATCACCTGAATCAGTTTTATTGTCTTTTTTGGAATCCATTACAATAATCAACCCTGCTAGAGATAAAA
Encoded proteins:
- the LOC143497839 gene encoding dynein axonemal assembly factor 9-like, with translation MCLWGGARHSRLLKIDEMCDSTRANPRARLTTTYPGLPDMDRFLKHFAVSSSVCEESVCSDHLAALFPNIHPKPVPPEPQQQVILYIIAGLLGSHKESLCDFLVEVNQECGKWEVYHPSQESEDLCIPHLQQFLSNLVVRQNMPHLNTTRVLIPTPGYTDVLDVVQAVVSHPDPRVQSNTSVGAVTACVNPQTSFMEHRFLFPKLLEQCSHGAVNNVVFTGLTAEQKHPLLKHMQQLIRSANPSAALILAERGAVSRAEDMRLILSDSGFSQPQMIRARYLLYPGWWEGRFVSGCGSVSVSRHCVQFSRPLERILFLQHCKGE